From a region of the Vanrija pseudolonga chromosome 2, complete sequence genome:
- the YUC3 gene encoding putative indole-3-pyruvate monooxygenase YUCCA3: MTLATYFPTATAQLPAVDKGYAVPKDTDVRAVATKAVDDLASAAEKADANAFAALFDATGFWRDVLAFTRDLRAFPADKIKEVAEDVLAPNSPRNFTILSTSDVGGEDPVLETPFPDFSWIRVHFDFETSVGHASGLLRLVYNERVGAWKIYTLYTSLDDIHGWPQRLGQHRILGRHNDHLTYAERRAEESEFKDSDPDVLVIGAGHNGLSVAAVLQSYGLSALAIDREDQIGDNWRNRYSSLSLHDPVHTNHLSFMNFPKTWPTFTPAGKLANWLEQYADALELNVWLRSTLDPNRTRWNESNGKWEVTVVRTLADGSKEERPLSVSHIVMSTGLLGGKPKLPPPFPGQDSFTGTIAHSSAHSGGAAWAGKRALVVGAATSGHDIAFDLVNNGAEVTMLQRTPTFIMSIKNGRASLEGGIFNEANVERFGIETLDRIANSFPRAVVKELHKRTISWLADVDSELLDGLKKAGFKTTPGPEGAGWLFLGCKKGGGYYFSTGASEQIANGKIKVQQGEIASMGPGKVVKFTDGTEAEYDLVVLATGYTGFPDSVRELLGEHAASQLGQVWGMDDEGELYGVARPAGIPNVFFNIANLGSSRTFSKIIAVQVLGQREGVWSEPYKRGEDTRE; encoded by the exons ATGACACTGGCGACATACTTTCCAACAGCAACGGCCCAGCTCCCAGCAGTGGACAAGGGATATGCGGTTCCAAAGGACACGGACGTGCGAGCGGTAGCTACAAAGGCCGTggacgacctcgcctcggcggcggagaaggccgacgccaacgcctTTGCCGCCCTGTTCGACGCGACGGGCTTctggcgcgacgtgctcgcctTCACGCGCGACTTGAGGGCGTTCCCTGCTgacaagatcaaggaggTGGCTGAG GACGTGCTCGCTCCCAACTCCCCGCGCAACTTTACCATCCTCTCGACgtccgacgtcggcggcgaagaCCCCGTGCTGGAGACGCCGTTCCCCGACTTTAGCTGGATCAGAGTGCATTTCGACTTTGAAACATCTGTGGGGCACGCCTCGGGTCTGCTCCGGCTCGTGTACAACGAGCGGGTTGGCGCGTGGAAGATCTACACGCTCTACAccagcctcgacgacattCACGGCTGGCCGCAGCGGCTAGGCCAGCACCGCATCCTCGGACGGCACAACGATCACCTGACGTACGCCGAACGCCGGGCGGAGGAGAGCGAGTTCAAGGACTCTGACCccgacgtcctcgtcatcggcgcGGGACATAATGGCCTGTCGGTGGCCGCCGTGCTGCAGTCGTACGGCCTGTCagcgctcgccatcgaccgCGAGGACCAGATCGGGGATAACTGGCGCAACCGCTACTC CTCGCTGTCACTCCACGACCCTGTGCACACCAATCACCTCTCGTTTATGAACTTCCCCAAGACATGGCCCACCTTCACTCCAGCAGGCAAGCTCGCCAACTGGCTGGAGCAGTATgcggacgcgctcgagctgaaTGTGTGGTTGCGATCGACGCTCGATCCCAACCGCACGCGATGGAACGAAAGCAATGGCAAGTGGGAGGTGACTGTGGTCCGGACGCTGGCCGATGGCAGCAAGGAAGAGCGCCCATTGAGTGTGTCGCATATCGTCATGTCCACTGGGCTGCTGGGAGGAAAGCCCAAGCTGCCCCCGCCGTTCCCGGGTCAGGACAGCTTCACGGGTACGATTGCCCACTCGTCGGCGCATAGTGGGGGCGCCGCATGGGCAGGCAAGCGtgcactcgtcgtcggcgccgcgacatCAGGCCACGATATCGCGTTCGACCTGGTCAacaacggcgccgaggtgacgATGCTGCAGCGAACGCCGACGTTCATCATGTCGATCAAGAACGGTCGCGCGAGTCTCGAAGGCGGGATCTTCAACGAGGCGAATGTGGAAAGATTCGGCATCGAGACGCTGGATCGCATCGCCAACTCGTTTCCCAGggccgtcgtcaaggagcTGCACAAGCGTACCATATCATGGCTTGCTGATGTCGACtcggagctgctcgacgggctCAAGAAGGCGGGCTTTAAGACGACTCCTGGACCAGAGGGCGCGGGGTGGCTCTTCC TGGGGTGCAAGAAGGGTGGAGGATACTACTTCTCGACTGGCGCATCGGAGCAGATTGCCAACGGCAAGATCAAGGTGCAGCAGGGCGAGATCGCGTCGATGGGCCccggcaaggtcgtcaagttcaccgacggcaccgaggcAGAGTACGACCTCGTGGTCTTGGCGACAGGCTACACCGGCTTCCCCGACTcggtgcgcgagctgctcggcgagcacgcggcatcccagctcggccaggtGTGGggcatggacgacgagggagagctgtacggcgtcgcgcgcccgGCCGGCATCCCAAATGTGTTCTTTAATATCGCCAACCTGGGGTCGAGCCGCACGTTCTCCAAGATTATCGCGGTGCAGGTACTTGGTCAGCGCGAGGGGGTGTGGTCCGAGCCGT ACAAGCGTGGCGAGGACACGCGGGAGTGA
- the ams1_1 gene encoding Alpha-mannosidase, protein MTAAHTNGHAAANGHAEAYPASGYPRFQSDARYKKLPQLEGRLKSFVGGYYAKNNLSSLLVAHRHDDEAHVKLESWSAPGHSKPLWAEAVKQVYKPAKKGQDFGPDWSNHWFKVTVHIPKQYADYELVYLEFDSTGEAMVFDEEGNPYHGLTGGTNVDRRAEFIIPEAHRKAGVGHYWIEASCNGMFGVHDDMFGEMEGDDEMHEKKWVLKFADLVVPNQEAVRLKWDFEFLRQLGSQLPEDSALAQTANFTANEMMNVFRKNDLESVAATRKVAENTLGKDWQARIIKDSDEVEAQQGTLWAIGHCHIDTAWLWPFSVTQQKSARSWSAQCDLMDRYPEYVFSATQPQQFKWVEQLYPTLFTRILEKVKTGRFQPLGCTWVEMDTNMPSGEALVRQFLYGQRYFEKRFGKRSSTFVLPDTFGYSSQLPQICRLAGAPNFFTQKISWNNINSFPHSTFNWAGLDGSQVLTHMTPVESYNSQADVEEIRRAITRHKNLDATKHALLIFGNGDGGGGPTAPMLEKVRRTRAVVNNRPDAAGILPLIKNGGSFEEFYDAVRAETKNGSTLPIWHGELYLEIHRATYTSQAMVKKGNRKSENLLREAEYAATLATLADKSYAYPKERLDAAWEDLLLCQFHDVLPGSSIDMVYDDAEEIYAKLHRTITAVIEEAYAVVYAGTRALEAGDKAADIVVVNTLPGVAREEVIKVGDEYVLVSADGTDDIGKPAQFEGAGATAKQVAEDEYELANSSVKVTIKGGRITSIVDVQLKKELIPEGQSAGLIIYEDQPNYWDAWDVDYFHVEKSQHLKFDTVSVGSAKGLRASLLVSTTYDKSHIEFEISLDAVAASVNADARSLIRVDATADWRQKHEFLKFELPLDIHNDVATYDTQFGVLTRPTHRNTSWDAAKFEVCAHKFADLSEFGYGVALLNDCKYGYATAGNVVTLSLLRGPRMPDPDTDMGAHAFSFGIYPHVGTFAESDVPHVAAAFNNPLKVRAGASSARTPITVTGARNVVLETIKRGEDNADKTIIVRLYEQFGGKANATLRLHGLKVSKAEVVNLLEDHVEDLEIVGGDAIALPFRGFEIKSVRLTL, encoded by the exons ATGACTGCCGCGCACACCAACGGACACGCTGCTGCCAacgggcacgccgaggcgtacCCCGCCTCTGGCTACCCCCGCTTCCAGAGCGACGCGC GGTACAAGAAGCTTCCCCAGCTCGAGGGGCGCCTCAAGTCGTTTGTC GGCGGCTACTATGCCAAGAACAAcctctcgtcgctgctcgtcgcccaccgtcacgacgacgaggcccaCGTCAAGCTCGAGAGCTGGTCCGCCCCGGGCCACTCGAAGCCGCTGtgggccgaggccgtcaagcAGGTGTACAAGCCCGCGAAGAAGGGCCAGGACTTTGGGCCAGACTGGAGCAACCACTGGTTCAAGGTGACGGTGCACATTCCCAAGCAGTACGCCGACTATGAGCTTGTCTACCTCGAGTTCGACTCGACAGGCGAGGCCATGGTGTTTGACGAGGAGGGAAACCCGTACCACGGCCTCACGGGCGGCACCAAcgtcgaccgccgcgccgagttTATCATCCCCGAGGCGCACCGCAAGGCCGGAGTGGGCCACTACTGGATCGAGGCGAGCTGTAACGGCATGTTTGGCGTGCACGACGACATGTTCGGCGAGatggagggcgacgacgagatg CACGAGAAGAAGTGGGTCCTCAAgttcgccgacctcgtcgtgcccAACCAGGAGGCCGTGCGGCTCAAGTGGGACTTTGAGTTcctgcgccagctcggcTCCCAGCTCCCAGAGgactcggcgctcgcgcagacGGCCAACTTCACCGCCAATGAGATGATGAACGTCTTCCGCAAGAACGACCTCGAGAGCGTCGCGGCCACCCGCAAGGTTGCTGAGAACACACTCGGCAAGGACTGGCAGGCGAGGATTATCaaggacagcgacgaggtggaggcgcAGCAGGGCACGCTGTGGGCTATCGGGCACTG ccaCATCGACACTGCCTGGCTCTGGCCATTCAGCGTGACTCAGCAGAAATCCGCGCGCTCCTGGTCGGCCCAGTGCGACCTGATGGACAGGTACCCCGAGTACGTGTTCAGCGCGACTCAGCCCCAGCAGTTCAAGTGGGTCGAGCAGCTGTACCCTACGCTGTTCACGCGCATCCTTGAGAAGGTCAAGACCGGCCGCTTCCAGCCGCTCGGCTGCACGTGGGTCGAGATGGACACCAACATGCCctcgggcgaggcgctcgtccGCCAGTTCCTCTACGGCCAGCGATACTTTGAGAAGCGCTTCGGCAAGCGCTCGAGCACGTTTGTGCTCCCCGACACTTTCGGCTACTCGAGCCAGCTGCCCCAGATCTGCCGactggccggcgcgcccaACTTCTTCACCCAGAAGATCTCGTGGAACAACAT CAACTCGTTCCCCCACTCGACGTTCAACTGGGCGGGTCTCGACGGCTCGCAGGTGCTCACGCACATGACGCCTGTCGAGTCGTACAACTCGCAGGCGGACGTCGAGGAGATCCGCCGCGCCATCACGCGCCACAAGAACCTCGACGCGACCAAGCACGCGCTGCTCATCTttggcaacggcgacggtggAGGCGGACCCACGGCGCCCATGCTCGAGAAGGTGCGCCGTACGCGCGCAGTGGTCAACAACcggcccgacgcggcgggtATCCTGCCTCTCATCAAGAACGGCGGCTCGTTTGAAGAGTTCTACgatgccgtgcgcgccgagaccAAGAACGGCTCCACGCTGCCCATCTGGCACGGCGAGCTCTACCTCGAGATCCACCGCGCGACGTACACGTCCCAGGCGATGGTGAAGAAGGGTAACCGCAAGAGCGAGAACCTGCTCCGCGAGGCCGAGTACGCCGCGACGCTtgccacgctcgccgacaagtCGTACGCCTACCCCAAGGagcggctcgacgcggcgtggGAGGACCTGCTGCTCTGCCAGTTCCACGACGTGCTTCCCGGCTCGTCGATCGACATGGTctacgacgacgccgaggagatcTACGCCAAGCTCCACCGCACCATCACTGCCGTCATTGAGGAGGCCTATGCCGTCGTGTACGCCGGCACGAgggcgctcgaggccggcgacaaggccgccgacatcgtcgtcgtcaacacGCTCCCTGGCgttgcgcgcgaggaggtcatcaaggtcggcgacgagtaCGTGCTCGTGTCtgccgacggcaccgacgacaTTGGCAAGCCCGCGCAGTTTGAGGGCGCCGGTGCGACCGCCaagcaggtcgccgaggacgagtacgagcTCGCCAACTCCTCCGTCAAGGTCACCATCAAGGGCGGCCGTATCACCTCTATCGTCGATGTCCAGCTGAAGAAGGAGCTCATCCCGGAGGGCCAGTCGGCCGGGCTGATCATCTACGAGGACCAGCCCAACTACTGGGACGCGTGGGACGTCGACTACTTCCACGTCGAGAAGTCGCAGCACCTCAAGTTTGACACGGTCTCGGTCGGCTCAGCCAAGGGGCTGCGCGCGAGCCTGctcgtgtcgacgacgtacGACAAGAGCCATATCGAGTTTGAGATCTCGCTGGATGCCGTCGCTGCGTCTgtcaacgccgacgcgcgcagccTCATCCGCGTTGACGCGACCGCCGACTGGCGCCAGAAGCACGAGTTCCTCAAGTTTGAGCTGCCGCTCGACATCCACAACGACGTCGCCACGTACGACACGCAGTTTGGCGTGCTTACCCGCCCGACACACCGCAACACGTCGTGGGACGCGGCTAAGTTTGAGGTGTGCGCGCACAAGTTTGCCGACCTCAGCGAGTTTGGCTAcggcgtcgccctcctcaacGACTGCAAGTACGGGTACGCGACGGCCGGCAATGTCGTCACGCTGTCGCTGCTCCGCGGCCCGCGCATGCCCGACCCCGACACGGACATGGGCGCGCACGCGTTCAGCTTTGGCATCTACCCCCACGTCGGCACGTTTGCCGAGAGCGACGTGCCccacgtcgcggcggcgttcaACAACCCGCTCAAGGTGCGCGCTGGTGCGAGCTCCGCCCGCACGCCCATCACCGTTACTGGTGCGCGTAATGTCGTGCTCGAGACGatcaagcgcggcgaggacaacGCGGACAAGACGATCATCGTCCGTCTGTACGAGCAGTTCGGTGGCAAGGCCAACGCCACGCTCCGCCTCCACGGCCTCAAGGtgtccaaggccgaggtggtcaaCCTCCTTGAGGAccacgtcgaggacctcgagattgtcggcggcgacgcgatTGCGCTGCCATTCCGCGGGTTCGAGATCAAGAGTGTTCGCCTGACGCTGTAG